The Theobroma cacao cultivar B97-61/B2 chromosome 2, Criollo_cocoa_genome_V2, whole genome shotgun sequence genome includes the window ggaaaacaaaaaatagaaaaaaaaatgtttttttctacaaaattttatttttgaaatgaaaaacctaaaaaattggacaaaaaaaaaaaaaaacaatacatgtttttttcctttaaacttaatttatttttagtacaTTCAAAAaactggataatgataaaaaaatcagGAGACCAAAAAATGTTTggggagaaagaaagagaggaatcagggagagagagaagggGAGGGGAAGGGGAAGGGGAAGGGGAAATGTTGAGCTAACCAGCACGGGTAGATTGGCACCTGCCCTTCCCCTTCTCTTTCTATCCTCCCTTCCCTCTCCTTATCTGattattttcctttgtttttttggttttcttttttactttttttttcattttccttttttttttaattttaaaataaaaaaataaaagattcgAAGGTATTTTTTAGACACATAGTGCATTTCTATTGGCTATTTTTTACCATGTCTCTCATATGACTAACGGTATTAGTCCAGGGTGCAAATTGCTTAACAGAAGTATATTTCAAGTACCTAATtgcaaattttaaaacttcagGTAccaaattgataatttaaccATAGTTGATGTACCAAATATGTAAACCTTTGATAAAATGTTAGcattattatgaaaaaatatatttaggtGTTATATATTATTGTTGCAGTGACTTTTTCAGGAATAGCTAGATTAAGATTCTCTGACAATTTCTTTTGCATCTTGAAAGCAACCCTGCTCCCAGCACTACTTAACCAATCTTTAATTACAAACTGTTCTTGTTGCCTACGTGAGTCCTTCTCTCATAATGTGGAAACAACCACAGTCACTGATCTAGCGATGTTGTGTTCAAGTGTGAATTGTAGTCACAATTAGATGCACTTGTaagttcttatatttttactctttttctgTCATACACAACACCCCCACAcccacacacacacatattctatatttttgttatatttttccTCTTATTCTGTCACTCACacacatatgtatatatatgtttgtgtatgtatatgtatgtacatttatttatttctatttttctttttccaattgtTAAGAATTGTAGAATTGTTTCATTACTATACAAAGGCACATGTAGTGCCTTGGCTTGCTCCCTTATTGGGTCTCCACAGTGCCACTGATGTAGAAAAATAAGCCACCCCTTCTGTGTTTCGAAACATAATGGACATTTGGATGCTTTTTTATCCCTTTTCCTGACCACCCATGCTACTTAGATGCTTAAAGATGAAACTGCCTGAAGATTAAACAATTTCAACCCGAAGTAGAAAACAGTGTTATTTTATTCAActtaaataattgaataattaaataaaacaaggtgatccctttttttttttctactgcAGTGTATTGATGTTTGGAGTATCTTAATGTCTTAATAAAAGCGGTTACCTGTAGGTGTGATTGACAGGGATGGAAGAGAAAGAAGCAGAGATAGGGGAAGGGAACGGGACGATAGAGAAAGTAGCAAGAATAGAGATCGTGAAGATAGGGAAAGACGCCGTAGTCGAAGCAGAGAGAGGGATAGGGGAAAGGATCGCAACCGTGATTATGTTTATGACCGAGATAGAGAATATGGACGGGATAGGGAACGAGATCGAGATCGAGATCGAGATCGAGACCGAAGCAGGTATTACTGAGAAAGGACAAGTCATTGTCTAGGTATTGTGCTTGCTATGTCTCCATGGTCAGGAAGATGACACTTGATTGAAGCTTCTGAGTTGAATTGGCATCTTTTGTGTGCTTGGAATGCTGAGACTACACTCTACAGTTTTAAGTATTTCTAGATTTTAGTGTCACGGGTGCTATAGCACAGTTTTGCTGCTATAGGAATCATTTCTGGTGTAGATTTTGCAATGGAACATTTTTCAACCTAACTTAATTTCTATCTCCTTACAATCGAACTTCATGCTACTTTTAAGCTTTCTTGGTTTTCTCCTGGCCTTTTAACATAACTATGCCAACCTTGGACATTTGTTGACGCTATTGCTAGAGATGATATTGGAGAGTTTCATGCAGGTTAATCAGTCCAATCAAGGATTGTGGTTTAATTTCACATGGACTAAGAAAAGGACCTAGGTCAGTCCAATATGGAGCTAGAAACAAGAAAATCGAGTCGCCTACACTTGTCTTAACCTTAGGTGGGGGGCACAAGTTTGTTGGATGATCAAAGAAGATTCGATTTTGTGGGTGTTTCGGATATGGAATGTGAAAGCAagacaaggaaaaaaagaaaagaaaagaggctGCCAATGTAGCCATGTGACAGCAAAGGGCTGGTGAAGGAAAGAGTTAAGACACAGGTGTGAAGCTttggattgaaaattttggaaggAAAAGGCCGACAAATTATGGCCCTATTGgtttcaatcaattttgacaaaaaaaaaaacaaaataatagaGGAAAGCCAAACCACGTCCAATAATTGTATCcaattaccaaaatattttaatggaaCCAACCCCTCCTCAGTTTGAAGCAATTATTTATTGAGAAAAATCTTCTGTTGTCAAATTTTTAACgtaattaaacaaaaactgGATAATGAAATTCATATTTATTGTgcataaatatttgattcagTAATCGATATGCATCTATCTGGTTAATCAAATAGTAAGATTTTAACCtctttttccaaaataaaaagaaaaaggagggAAGGGTTTTAGAGGTTGTCTTAAGCTAATAGTGTAGTAGGATTCTCTTTGGACAAGATCATTCATTTTGTAGTAGTGTATACAAGcatcttattttcttttatattttggcAGCGCAAACCCCGGAGCATGTTTGGCAATTGGCATCACATAGCAGGTTTATCCATACCTAATGACTCTCTATTATTTGCTACTTGTGATTCTAGGCTACTCTTATATATAAACTTTGttcatttcttctcttctgCCACTGCACACCCTTCAGTTTTTCCCCTCTTGTCACAATACCAACAAAAGGCTCCTTTGCTTTTCATTCAATGCAAAACTGAAACCTGGAAGCAGCAATGCCTCTGTTGAGCCTTCTTCAAATTCACATTAATGATGAACACGCTTTCTTTGTTAACGAGGTAATCTCAAACTTCTttcattcttttgtttttcttgttaccTTCAATAGAACCACTTTTCTGAATATGTTTTATTGAACATTTCTGCCAGGATATTTTATCAGCTTACTCAGGAAGGTTGAAGAAGATCattaagaaacaaaagagaagaaccCAGATTGAAAATTCCGTTATAGAGCTCAATGACTTTCCTGGAGGTCCAGATGGATTTGAGCAGGTTTCAAGATTCTGTTACTGCAATGGTAGAGTTGAAATCACAGTTTCTAATGTGTCACTGCTTTATTGTTGTGCATTCTTTCTTGGTATGACTGAGAAAACCTCAACTAACAATCTCTTGAGACAAACAGAAAGGTTTCTTGAAGGAATGTTTTATTGGTCCTGGAATGATATACTTGTAAGTCTAAGGAGCTGTGAGTCATTCTTTTCATATGCAGATTCATATGGACTTATCCAAAAGCACATTTTTGCACTGTTAGCGAAGATTGCTCAGAATTCAGATACGAACTTCatcacttcttcttcttcatcttcaccTTCTCCTGAAACAAGTTATGGCCTCAGATTCTCTTCCGCATCCAAAGCCACCCCTCAGTCGACCAGTCCATGCAATAAATCGAGCAAGGCTTGGTGGTTCGATGACTTGGCTAAACTAAGTCCAAAGGTTGTTGAAAAAATCATAAAGAATTTGGGAGCTTATGGGAACCAAAACAACAGTCTTACACTCACAAGGTTCCTTCTCCATTACCTGAAAAGTAGACCCCAGGGTTCACCAAAATCAAAATCTGAATATAGTGGTCTGGCCGACACAGCTGTTCAAGGGGTCATCCTGGTGGGAAAAACTAAATTTTCTTGCAGAAAACTGTTTTGGGTTTTGAGAGTGGTATCTGCTTTTAGCCTCAGCAAAGACTACAGGGTTGGCTTGGAGAGATTGATTGGTGAGAATCTTGATGAAGCAACTGTCGATGACTTATTGGTATCAGGACATAACAAGGGTGTTTATGACGTTAATCTTGTAATAAGATTGGTAAGAGTATTTGTCAACGGTGAAGGGGTGTCTTTACAGAAGATGAAGAAGCTGGGAAGATTAATTGATGAGTACTTAAGAGAAATATCTCCTGATCCGAACCTGAACATCTCTAAGTTTCTTGGAGTTGCCGAGAGTTTGCCGGATTCTGCCAGAGATTGCTTTGATGGGATCTATAGAGCTATTGATATCTATCTTCAGGTGACTACTCCATACCCTTTTTCCTCTATTTTGCTTTGATTTATACGTTTTTGGTTAAGTTGGAGGAAGTCCAAGAAGATAAAAGGAGATTTGAACCTTAAACTT containing:
- the LOC18609899 gene encoding BTB/POZ domain-containing protein At3g19850; its protein translation is MPLLSLLQIHINDEHAFFVNEDILSAYSGRLKKIIKKQKRRTQIENSVIELNDFPGGPDGFEQVSRFCYCNGRVEITVSNVSLLYCCAFFLGMTEKTSTNNLLRQTERFLEGMFYWSWNDILVSLRSCESFFSYADSYGLIQKHIFALLAKIAQNSDTNFITSSSSSSPSPETSYGLRFSSASKATPQSTSPCNKSSKAWWFDDLAKLSPKVVEKIIKNLGAYGNQNNSLTLTRFLLHYLKSRPQGSPKSKSEYSGLADTAVQGVILVGKTKFSCRKLFWVLRVVSAFSLSKDYRVGLERLIGENLDEATVDDLLVSGHNKGVYDVNLVIRLVRVFVNGEGVSLQKMKKLGRLIDEYLREISPDPNLNISKFLGVAESLPDSARDCFDGIYRAIDIYLQSHPSLCFEERSRLCRCLNYEKLTFEASKDLAKNPRIPPNVAVQALRSQQSKVPQNEFVHESPSKSNCSKIILFNDSIESSEESSSQGTEDMKLNLQKMQWRVVELEKACREMKGQMLRLVRPNTAITPCYSRTLPRYC